Proteins encoded by one window of Verrucomicrobiia bacterium:
- a CDS encoding iron-sulfur cluster assembly accessory protein, which translates to MSTTTADTIVTLTESAAREIQSMTTRDPAHAGKHLRVFVEGGGCSGLQYGMVFDEARDGDRQSEFNGVRVLVDEFSASYLQGAVVDFSDALTGGGFKITNPNARQSCGCGKSFEA; encoded by the coding sequence ATGAGCACAACCACCGCCGACACCATCGTCACCCTTACCGAATCCGCGGCCCGCGAGATCCAGTCCATGACCACCCGGGACCCCGCCCATGCCGGCAAACACCTCCGCGTCTTCGTCGAAGGCGGTGGCTGCTCCGGCCTCCAGTACGGCATGGTCTTCGATGAAGCCCGCGACGGCGACCGGCAATCCGAGTTCAATGGCGTCCGCGTCCTCGTGGACGAGTTCAGCGCCAGCTACCTCCAGGGCGCCGTGGTGGACTTCTCCGATGCCCTGACCGGCGGCGGCTTCAAGATCACCAACCCCAACGCCCGCCAGTCCTGCGGCTGTGGCAAGTCCTTCGAAGCCTGA